In Dasypus novemcinctus isolate mDasNov1 chromosome 8, mDasNov1.1.hap2, whole genome shotgun sequence, the genomic stretch TATGATCTAACTTGTTGAAGGTGTTGTGTGAATAGAAAGGGTTGGTATTCTGTAGTTGTAGGATCTAGTGTTCTGCAAGTATCAGTTAGGGGATTGTGACATCCCTCTCTCTGCATTTAGTAGAAAAACTAGAAACTCTTAAGAAGATTGCTTTAATGAAGAAAAATCTCTGGGTAATATGAAAAAACACACCCACACATAAAAACTTTCCTCCCTTGGCTATTTTTTCAAGTTGTAAATTtagatttttgtattttaaacaaCAACTTGCCAAAAAGACTGCAATTCAGGTAGGTTGATGGATAGAGAAGCAGGTAGTAGGGCCTTTTCCCCACCCTTAAATTGCCTTAGAACAGCTTCGAGACATAGTGCGAAGAAATATTAGCTTATcaaacattttcttctctctcgAATGAGGATTTACCAGGGGACCTTCTTTTTTTACCCTTAGTGTAAAATTGGCAGGATACACATTActtttaaaggatattaaggatTGTCATGGGAATTACCTTTGTTTTAATGAAAACTCTTAGTTGAAAGAATTAAGATACAGtctatgggaaaaaaataaaaagagataataCTACTCATTATTTATATGACATTGTTTTATCTGGTTCTCAAACttatttcagtttcttttcttaaaaGCCTATTCCTTCTCAATTTCTTCCAGTATTGTCTTTCTGAAAAGTGTTTTTATTCCTGAATGTGGGTACATGCTTTTTTTCTCTAAAGAAGTAGCTTTCCTTATTGgaacatttatctattttcatttaaatatctcCATTTGTAGTCCTGTTGATTGTTTAAGTCTTAGTATTCTATCCCAATTAAGTCAAGTTTTCATTCCaggatgttacatttttaaatatccaaATATTCCTGGAATAATCTTTTCACCAGTAAGTCTGGTAATTTGATATtagcttttactttttttctttgcagttacCAAATTTCTAATTAGTTATGCAACTGAATTACTTCTATTAGCAGTTACAGCAAATGGAGTTATAGTAGAAATAGTGTGGTCATATGAAATGGGAATCATTTTTTGGACTTTAAACACGAAGTAACTCTTTCAAGGAGTGGAATTATATTATGCCCTATCCACAACAATAGTAGATTCTGCAATACCATCTTTGAACACAAATACTTTGTTCTCCCATTGAGGAAATAACATACCTTAAGTCTTTTGTCGTTTCCATACTTTCAGGTGTTTGCTGaggactttctttgtggcctcttTTACCTCTTTATTCCTTAGGCTATAGATGAGGGGGTTCAACATTGGGGTTATCACTCCATAAGACAGACCGATGAGCTCATCAGATGTCTTTGTGTCCTTTGACTTAGGCTTCATGTACATGAAAATGGCTGAGCCATAGAATAAAATTACCACAGCCAGGTGGGCTGAACAGGTAGAAAAGGCTTTTTTCCTCCCCTCAGCAGAATTAATTCTCAAGATagaaaagaggataaaaatataagagatgaaAATTAGCAGTACTGGAATTACCAATAAAGCAATATTTGTCACTATCATGATAAGCACATTGATGGTGATATCTGAGCAGACGAGTTTAAGAAGAGCCAGAATCTCACAGGTAATGTGATCAATGACATTATTTCCACAAAACGGCAAGACCATTGCTAGAACTGTTTGTATTAAGGAGGTCAGACAGCCTATGATCCAGGACCACGCGGCCATGTGCACACATAGCACCCTGCTCATGATGATGGAGTACCTCAGTGGGTTGCAGATGGCCACGtaccggtcataggccatcaTTGCCAGGAGGACACACTCAGTGGAGCCCAACCCAAGGGAGACAACCATTTGCAGAGCACAGGCAATGAaggagatggattttttttcagacTTAAATATGATGAGCATTTGAGGAATAGATGATGATGTATAGCAGATGTCCAAGAATGAGAGGTTCccaaggaagaagtacatgggggtgtgaagaTGGGAATCCAGAATGCTGATGATAATGAGGAGGCTGTTTCCCAGGAGGATTATCAGATACATGATAAGGCAGAGCACAAACAGAGAAAGCTGGAGTTCAGGGTATTGGGAAAGTCCCACCAGAAAGAATTCAGTCACAGCAGAGTAATTCCCCATATCCATGTATCCATGCCACTTGCAGAGTTCAGATAAGGATATGACTCAGGAAAATTTACTTTTATAATGTACACTTCAGACACAAGTTTACTTCCATTATTTAGTTTGATTCTTGAACACTCCTAGAAAACAGGAATGGCGGGGATATTATGCTAATTTTATTGATGATGCAACTGAGGGACTAAAAAACTCATACCACTTAGGACCATGCATCAGCAGAGGCAATGCTACAATAAGATGTAGTGACagggggattgtgggaagatggcagtggACTAAAAGACGGAGCTGAATGctgtcacaaaaacaatggagaaagagtcaaaagctgtttgagggacctgctttgggggtcagcagaccaggacagtacgAAGTACAGAGAGATGAAGGagccaaaatgacaaatgtgagttGCCAAGCCTCTTTGGTGACTGGTAAGGGCTTCTCTAccccatccccaagatattaagctggagtaaaacccctgtctcactgcagccaacagagagggaaacagacatcttcatccctgtcagctgtttcaagggaaaagggaggggaggttggggtgctttttcttcagtaaatttggCCAACAAAGCCCACTTCTAGTCTCTGATTGGGAGAgccaacacaggaacacaggaaagttgagactgaaacacctctgtggaaaggtgcactgataaGCACCTTCTGCTGGCCAacctggaaattgcatggacaaaaactgcactGTCTTTATCCAATCCCTGGGAGAAAAGCTGTGCCCCATTAATGAGTCCCTGGCTTGATTTTGAAAACTTCAGCTGGACAGTCTTAGACTTAGAATAAAtcaaaccaaatatcaaaaaagagctgtgaaaaaagaacaataggcaagagagagaaactgtccATCAGAGTatattcaccaacatattcagatgcctagacataggcaaaaaattacaaatcattctaagaaacaggaagagatggcccagtcaaaagaacaaaccaaatatcctgaagagatacaggatttaagacaaataatcagtgataatcacacaaatctcctaaatcacttcaaagattttaaagaaaatatgactaaagaaataaagaatattaagaagacactgggaaagtataaagaactatttgaaagcctgcaaagaaaagtaacagaccttatgggaatgaaacacatgatggatgagattaaaaatactttagaggcacaatagagcagatttgaattgatggaggacagaattagtaattttgaagacagaatatctgaacttgaaaagacaggagaacagaagaagggaatggaaaaaatgggacAGAGTTtaagggaattgaatgacaatgcaaaatgcacaaatattcacattattggtatcccagaagaagagaacagaaaaggggcagaaagaatatttaaggaaataatgaacaaaacttcccaacctttatgaaggacataaatataaataatcagGAAAGACagcacatcccaaacagaataaatccaaatagacctaccctgagacacctacaattcaaaatgacaaatatcagagataaagaggggattctaaaagcagcaagagaaaagcaaagcatcacatacaaggaaaactcgataagattaagtactgacctCTCATTCaggaaccatggaggtgagaagaaagtggtatgatgtatttaaggtactgaaagagaaaaactgccagccaagaattctgtatctggcaaaaccgtccttcaaaaatgagggtgagttcagtcttcacagacaaacaaaaacagatagaATATGtttccaaaagaccagatttacaagagatactaaagggggtgctgcagcctgaaaggaaaaaacaagagtgaaAGATAagaagaagagtttagaaatgaagattgttagGAAGGATAAAcgaaaggataagaagacagacaatagaatgatatgaaaaCAGAGAGCCGAAGGACAAattggatgaagtaatgcctttacagtattaCCATTGGATGCTAATGGACTGAAttgcccaatcaaaagacataaactgataagagtggaaaaaaaatatgagccgtctatatgttgtctataagagacccacctcagatgtaagggcacaaccaggttaaaagtgaatgtttggaaaagGTATTCCttgcaaataataataaaaaaagagctggagtaatgatgctaatatcagacaaagaagttttcaaatgcaaaactgttataattgatgaagaaaatcattatatatgaataaaaggggcaattcaccaagaagaaatgagtatactatttatgcacctaacctgaatgccccagatacatgaggcacacattgacaaaaatgaagaaatagatgtctctacaataatagttggagacttcagcacaTCACTCTAAGTATTGaaaagaacatctggacagaggaaaaagaaagaaacagagagcgtgaataatataataaatgaactaggcccaacagacatctatagaacattgtATCCCAACACAGCagaatatttttacttttcaagtgctcatgaatcgttctccaaaatagaccatatgttggatcctTAAAATATCCTTAGACAAAATGATTTAATaaatccataatttaaaaaatgcacttttatgcttaaaaaaaaaaaaccccaaaacaaccaAATGGAAGGGAAATTAAAACAATGCCTCAAATAGATTAACATTGAAAAGAATTAGAACACTATTGGCACCATATTTGTTGGTGATAGAAATATGACAACTAAATAGGTTTCGTTATTCTGGTTACCAAATTCTTTCATGAATGTGTGCAGTCTTCAGTAGCTAAAGTTGTCAGAAAATGTGCTGTATTACTATAGATATTACTTATAATGATAAAAGCATTACAAAATAGGTATTTTGAAACTCTTAAACATTCAAACAGAGTAGAATGAAAGAATGCAAAATCATTgggtttaaaaataattaaggatggaggtggaggaagagggagttaatgcttaatgggtacagaatttgtGTTTAGAGTgttgggtggtggtgatggtagcaccagATAGTGCGGTTAACACCACTGtattatatacttgaaagtgtATAAAGTGGAAAATTTGTTTGTGTATCTATGTtagcataaaaatgaaaaaataaaagcagaaatttaaCCATGAAATTTTCTAGAAACAGGACAATATTGAAAAATTCTGAAAGGTAGAatcaaaataaagacaaataaaaataaagtatcagTAAAATGATTCCAAATTGACAATGTCAGAATGAGATTAAGAATATACTCATATTTATTTGTAAAAGTTGtttgaaaatgtttggaaatgaatagaatccTACATCAT encodes the following:
- the LOC101439153 gene encoding olfactory receptor 13D1; the protein is MDMGNYSAVTEFFLVGLSQYPELQLSLFVLCLIMYLIILLGNSLLIIISILDSHLHTPMYFFLGNLSFLDICYTSSSIPQMLIIFKSEKKSISFIACALQMVVSLGLGSTECVLLAMMAYDRYVAICNPLRYSIIMSRVLCVHMAAWSWIIGCLTSLIQTVLAMVLPFCGNNVIDHITCEILALLKLVCSDITINVLIMIVTNIALLVIPVLLIFISYIFILFSILRINSAEGRKKAFSTCSAHLAVVILFYGSAIFMYMKPKSKDTKTSDELIGLSYGVITPMLNPLIYSLRNKEVKEATKKVLSKHLKVWKRQKT